The following proteins are encoded in a genomic region of Desulfosporosinus youngiae DSM 17734:
- a CDS encoding NADH-dependent [FeFe] hydrogenase, group A6: MDIQLTINDIVLKVPEGTSILDAARTVNIDIPTLCYLKLNEMHYNNNIASCRVCVVEIEGRRNLASSCSTPVANGMVVRTDSLRAIQARRAMVELLLSDHPKSCLTCAKNQDCDLQSLASELGVRHISYEGEESEFEIDRSSSSIVRDPNKCIRCRRCETMCNEVQTVGVYSAVGRGFETVIKTAFDLPLSQTACTFCGQCIAVCPTGALTELDQVDKVWKALNDPNQFVVVQTAPAVRVALGEEFDLEPGTIVTGKMVAALRRLGFDRVFDTDFAADLTIMEEATELVHRIKHGGRLPLLTSCCPAWVKFFEHQFPDLLDIPSTCKSPHEMLGVLIKSYYARTLGIDPKTITVVSVMPCVAKKYEAARPELSQGAETADVDIVITTRELARMIREASIHFDHLKDQEFDHPLGESTGASVIFGATGGVLEAALRTAYEVITGETLEKVEFEALRGMDGLKEAVIPIAGQDYRAAVIHGLGNARKVLEKIQAGESNYDVIEIMACPGGCIGGGGQPYHHGNLDILADRAGALYREDRAKPLRKSHENPAIIGLYKDYLGEPYGERAHKLLHTSYVPRKKI; this comes from the coding sequence ATGGATATTCAACTAACGATTAACGATATAGTGCTTAAAGTACCAGAAGGAACGTCCATTTTAGACGCCGCCCGGACCGTAAACATAGATATTCCAACCTTATGCTACTTAAAGCTTAATGAAATGCACTACAATAATAACATCGCTTCCTGTCGAGTTTGTGTTGTCGAAATAGAGGGCCGCCGCAATCTGGCTTCCTCCTGCTCAACTCCCGTAGCAAATGGCATGGTGGTCAGAACGGATTCGCTGCGTGCTATTCAGGCCAGACGAGCTATGGTTGAACTTCTCCTCTCTGACCACCCTAAATCTTGTCTGACCTGTGCAAAAAACCAAGATTGTGACCTTCAATCCTTAGCCTCGGAATTAGGGGTACGCCATATCTCTTATGAAGGGGAAGAATCCGAGTTTGAAATCGACCGGTCAAGTTCTTCCATTGTTCGGGATCCTAACAAATGTATTCGTTGCCGTCGTTGCGAAACCATGTGCAACGAGGTACAGACGGTTGGCGTTTACTCCGCTGTAGGACGTGGTTTTGAGACGGTAATTAAAACAGCCTTTGACCTGCCCCTTAGTCAAACCGCTTGCACGTTTTGCGGACAATGTATCGCAGTATGTCCAACTGGTGCATTGACCGAACTGGATCAGGTCGATAAAGTTTGGAAAGCTCTCAACGATCCTAATCAATTTGTCGTTGTCCAAACCGCGCCAGCCGTACGGGTCGCGCTAGGGGAGGAATTCGACTTAGAACCTGGGACGATTGTGACCGGTAAGATGGTCGCCGCTCTTCGACGACTTGGTTTTGACCGAGTCTTTGATACGGATTTTGCTGCTGACCTGACAATTATGGAGGAAGCAACAGAGCTTGTGCACCGCATAAAACATGGTGGACGTTTGCCTCTTCTCACAAGTTGTTGTCCTGCCTGGGTTAAATTCTTTGAACATCAATTTCCAGATCTCTTAGACATTCCTTCAACCTGCAAATCTCCTCATGAAATGTTAGGGGTTTTAATCAAAAGTTACTATGCGAGAACGCTGGGGATTGACCCCAAAACTATTACGGTTGTTTCCGTCATGCCTTGTGTTGCTAAAAAATACGAAGCAGCTCGTCCTGAACTTTCGCAAGGCGCGGAAACTGCGGATGTGGACATCGTCATCACTACTCGTGAACTTGCTCGCATGATTCGGGAAGCCAGCATTCATTTTGATCACCTCAAAGACCAGGAATTTGATCACCCCTTAGGGGAATCAACCGGTGCTTCCGTTATTTTTGGAGCAACCGGTGGAGTGCTCGAAGCCGCCTTGCGGACAGCTTATGAGGTGATCACTGGCGAAACCTTAGAAAAAGTGGAGTTTGAAGCCCTCCGGGGAATGGATGGGCTTAAAGAAGCTGTAATCCCAATCGCTGGACAAGATTATCGAGCTGCGGTTATCCATGGTTTAGGTAATGCTCGTAAGGTTCTTGAGAAAATACAAGCAGGGGAAAGCAATTATGACGTAATCGAGATTATGGCTTGCCCCGGAGGTTGTATCGGTGGAGGCGGACAGCCCTATCATCATGGAAACCTGGATATTCTTGCAGATCGAGCGGGAGCCTTATACCGCGAAGACCGCGCTAAGCCTTTGCGGAAGTCGCACGAAAATCCGGCCATTATAGGTCTTTATAAGGATTATCTGGGCGAACCCTATGGAGAAAGAGCCCATAAGCTGCTGCATACCAGCTATGTGCCGCGTAAGAAGATCTAA
- a CDS encoding ABC transporter ATP-binding protein encodes MADFLEINNITKSFNLGKGQVLALDNLHFKVASGELICLLGPSGCGKTTLLRIIAGLEKQTSGQILFKGRLIESTGRERGMVFQEPRLFPWLTVAENIAFGIKGRVEKNLLRKIVHDLLKMVGLSDFAKAMPNQLSGGMAQRAAIARALAADPQILLLDEPFAALDTQTRTKLQSDLLNLWQSTHKTCIHVTHDMDEALILGQRIIVMHPSPGSIRKIIQVPFSYPRCPDHPDFMALKKDLQNLF; translated from the coding sequence GTGGCAGATTTCTTAGAAATTAATAACATTACAAAATCCTTTAACCTCGGCAAGGGTCAGGTTCTCGCTCTCGATAATCTTCACTTTAAGGTTGCCTCAGGCGAGTTAATTTGCTTACTCGGTCCGAGCGGGTGCGGAAAGACAACCTTACTTAGGATTATCGCTGGTTTGGAAAAGCAGACATCCGGGCAAATCCTGTTTAAGGGCCGGCTCATTGAATCTACAGGTCGGGAAAGAGGGATGGTTTTTCAAGAACCCCGCCTTTTTCCGTGGTTGACAGTGGCAGAGAATATCGCCTTCGGAATAAAGGGACGAGTGGAAAAAAACCTTCTGCGCAAGATCGTCCACGACTTATTAAAAATGGTCGGGTTAAGCGATTTTGCCAAGGCCATGCCTAACCAACTATCCGGCGGCATGGCGCAAAGAGCCGCTATCGCCCGTGCTCTGGCAGCGGATCCCCAAATCTTGTTGCTGGACGAGCCGTTTGCTGCTCTTGACACCCAAACACGAACCAAATTACAATCCGATTTATTAAACTTATGGCAGTCTACGCACAAAACTTGCATCCATGTCACTCATGACATGGATGAGGCCTTAATTCTTGGTCAGAGAATCATTGTCATGCACCCTTCACCAGGAAGCATTCGAAAAATCATTCAAGTCCCGTTTTCATATCCCCGTTGCCCGGATCACCCTGATTTTATGGCATTGAAGAAAGATCTCCAAAACTTGTTTTAA
- a CDS encoding peptidylprolyl isomerase produces the protein MASGEQIKVELYPNIAPNTVKSFVALAKKGFYNGLIFHRVIPGFMIQGGDPNGNGTGGPGYSIKGEFTNNGFVNNLKHERGVISMGRTPYDLNSAGSQFFIMVSNVPNLDKDYAAFGKVISGMETVDKIVNSPRDDEDKPNQDQVMKSVTVDTLGEEYSEPEVIKK, from the coding sequence ATGGCCAGTGGGGAACAGATTAAAGTGGAGCTTTACCCTAATATAGCTCCCAATACAGTAAAAAGCTTTGTGGCCTTGGCTAAAAAGGGGTTCTATAACGGGTTGATCTTTCACAGAGTGATTCCGGGATTTATGATTCAAGGCGGGGATCCCAACGGAAATGGCACTGGTGGTCCCGGTTATAGCATTAAAGGAGAGTTTACGAACAATGGCTTTGTAAATAATTTAAAGCATGAACGTGGTGTGATCTCCATGGGCAGAACTCCATATGATCTTAATTCTGCCGGCTCCCAATTTTTCATCATGGTAAGTAATGTCCCAAACTTGGATAAAGATTATGCTGCCTTTGGTAAAGTTATCAGTGGTATGGAGACTGTAGACAAAATTGTAAATAGTCCGAGAGATGATGAGGATAAACCCAATCAAGATCAGGTCATGAAAAGTGTAACCGTTGACACCTTAGGGGAAGAGTATTCTGAACCGGAGGTAATAAAAAAATAA
- a CDS encoding ABC transporter permease, which yields MGKFSWVRFLAVLRKEFLHIRRDRASLIMAIVMPIGMLLLFGYAVNTDVDHLPTVVWDQSQTSDSREFITSIRNTQYLDPDDYVQGYHQIESYLDSGKARAAVIIPPEFGKELQRDNGQADIQVLVDGSDPTVARAAMSAVQMLGLNKSLEIQGVRLAAKGASAGTNMPLNIETRVWYNPDMKSMVFNIPALIGLILQNVIAMLTSFSIVREKERGTMEQVVVTPIRSLELLLGKLLPFVFIGFVSLSLILATGIFWFGVMPAGSIPLLVLLSTIFLFTILAIGLLISSVAKTQLQAMQMTFILILPSILLSGFIFPRETMPTFLKILGGLFPLTYFLEIVRGIFLKGVGMEYLWQDTLILCAFAIVLVGIAAKKFKKNLD from the coding sequence ATGGGGAAGTTTTCCTGGGTGCGCTTTTTAGCCGTCTTGAGAAAGGAATTCCTCCATATAAGACGAGACCGTGCCAGTTTAATTATGGCTATTGTCATGCCGATCGGTATGCTCCTTTTGTTTGGTTATGCCGTCAATACGGATGTAGACCACCTGCCTACTGTGGTTTGGGATCAATCTCAGACTTCTGATAGCCGGGAGTTTATTACCTCAATACGTAATACCCAATATTTAGATCCTGATGATTATGTCCAAGGATATCATCAGATCGAAAGCTATCTGGACAGCGGTAAGGCCCGGGCAGCAGTCATTATCCCGCCTGAGTTTGGCAAGGAGTTGCAGAGGGATAATGGGCAGGCTGACATACAGGTTTTAGTTGATGGATCCGATCCCACGGTTGCCCGGGCAGCTATGTCCGCGGTTCAGATGCTTGGTCTTAATAAATCCTTAGAAATTCAAGGGGTTCGCTTAGCAGCTAAAGGCGCATCGGCGGGTACAAACATGCCTCTGAATATTGAGACCAGAGTTTGGTACAACCCGGACATGAAGTCGATGGTCTTTAACATTCCGGCCTTAATCGGTCTGATCTTACAGAACGTGATAGCCATGTTAACCTCCTTCTCGATTGTGCGCGAAAAAGAACGCGGCACCATGGAACAAGTCGTCGTAACCCCGATCCGCTCTCTTGAGTTGCTGTTGGGAAAGCTTCTGCCCTTTGTATTTATTGGTTTTGTCTCCCTGTCCTTAATTCTAGCTACCGGGATTTTTTGGTTTGGAGTCATGCCGGCAGGAAGTATTCCCCTTTTGGTGCTCTTATCCACCATCTTTTTGTTTACGATTCTAGCCATTGGACTTTTAATTTCCAGCGTCGCAAAGACACAGCTCCAAGCAATGCAAATGACGTTCATTTTGATATTGCCTTCAATCCTATTGTCAGGCTTTATCTTTCCCCGGGAAACCATGCCGACGTTCTTAAAAATTCTCGGTGGGCTATTTCCCTTGACATATTTTCTGGAAATTGTACGGGGAATCTTTCTTAAAGGGGTAGGGATGGAGTATCTTTGGCAGGATACCCTCATCCTCTGTGCTTTTGCTATTGTCTTGGTCGGAATCGCAGCTAAGAAGTTTAAGAAGAACTTGGATTAG
- a CDS encoding YopX family protein, translating to MREQKFRVWDRIQEKMLKPQALSFDMQSSAPFAVSVPGRSWEPIGKYILMQWTGFSDSNGIEVYEGDLVRISSIIYKVVWNKTLATFELLELGSFSKCEISTVECSVVIGNEFQKSNLSQEKLRYTLF from the coding sequence TTGAGGGAACAAAAATTCAGAGTATGGGACAGAATTCAGGAAAAAATGCTAAAACCTCAGGCCTTAAGTTTTGATATGCAAAGTTCAGCTCCTTTTGCGGTGAGTGTACCTGGCCGATCATGGGAACCCATCGGAAAATACATATTGATGCAATGGACCGGCTTTTCTGATTCAAATGGAATCGAAGTGTATGAAGGAGATTTAGTCAGAATCTCCTCAATCATTTACAAAGTCGTATGGAATAAAACGCTGGCAACCTTCGAGCTTCTTGAATTGGGAAGCTTTTCAAAATGCGAAATCAGTACTGTTGAATGCAGTGTTGTTATCGGTAATGAATTTCAAAAATCTAATCTTTCACAAGAGAAACTTCGATATACATTATTTTAA
- a CDS encoding NADH-quinone oxidoreductase subunit NuoF — protein MKLLNIDALNALRADNLKLLESRQAVDSISTENTQALVRHVMVCGGPGCHSSGSPNIAKRLEEELKGFGLSEQIKVFQPGCFGFCEKGPMIQIFPDNVTYCEVSADDVTTIIEEHFVKGNIVEHLLFTDPNTKERFAADIPFYKGQLRIALRNVGYIAPENILEYIAADGYQALGKVLFQMTPLEVIGVLKDSGLRGRGGAGFPTGLKWELTRKSPADQRYIICNADEGDPGAFMDRSVLEGDPHSVLEAMMIAGVAIGASEGYIYVRAEYPAAIHSLQVAIAQAREYGLLGKDILGSDFCFDIELKLGAGAFVCGEETALIHSIEGARGEPSVKPPFPAQQGLWGKPTSVNNVETLANIPPIILKGAGWFSAIGTEKSKGTKVFALAGKVNNVGLVEVPMGTTLRQIIFDIGGGIKQRKTFKAAQTGGPSGGCIPTRYLDSPIDYESLAAIGSMMGSGGLIVMDEDDCMVNIAKFFQEFTMDESCGRCTACRVGTKRLYEILTKITEGKGTLEDLDNLEKLCHIIKDTALCGLGQSAPNPILSTLKYFREEYIAHVVDKTCPAGVCKSLLKYEITEKCVGCGLCVKKCPMHCITGTTKKRHIIDQERCLKCGACMEQCRVVGAIICH, from the coding sequence GGGCAGTCCCAATATAGCCAAACGGCTGGAAGAGGAGCTCAAGGGATTTGGGCTGTCTGAACAGATTAAAGTCTTTCAACCAGGATGTTTTGGTTTTTGTGAAAAGGGCCCGATGATTCAGATTTTCCCCGATAATGTCACTTATTGTGAGGTTTCGGCAGATGACGTAACGACCATCATCGAAGAGCACTTTGTAAAAGGTAATATTGTAGAACACCTTCTTTTTACGGACCCAAACACCAAAGAACGGTTTGCCGCTGATATTCCTTTTTACAAAGGACAGCTTCGCATAGCGCTGCGCAACGTTGGTTACATTGCCCCGGAAAATATTCTTGAGTATATTGCCGCTGACGGTTATCAGGCTTTAGGCAAAGTTCTTTTTCAGATGACTCCTTTGGAGGTCATTGGCGTCCTGAAAGACAGTGGACTGCGGGGACGGGGCGGCGCAGGTTTTCCTACCGGCCTGAAATGGGAACTGACTCGTAAAAGCCCGGCTGATCAGCGTTATATCATATGCAACGCTGATGAGGGGGACCCAGGTGCTTTCATGGACCGCTCCGTCCTGGAAGGCGATCCTCATAGCGTTTTAGAGGCTATGATGATCGCGGGTGTAGCCATTGGAGCTTCTGAAGGTTATATTTATGTCCGGGCTGAATATCCTGCTGCGATTCACAGTTTACAAGTTGCCATTGCCCAGGCAAGAGAATACGGTTTACTTGGCAAAGATATTTTAGGCAGCGATTTTTGCTTTGATATTGAGCTTAAACTCGGAGCCGGCGCCTTTGTCTGCGGTGAGGAAACGGCACTGATCCATTCCATTGAAGGCGCCAGAGGAGAACCTTCCGTCAAACCGCCTTTTCCCGCCCAACAAGGATTGTGGGGAAAACCAACCAGTGTCAACAATGTGGAAACCTTAGCCAATATCCCCCCAATTATTTTAAAGGGAGCAGGTTGGTTTTCGGCAATTGGCACGGAAAAGAGTAAAGGCACAAAAGTGTTTGCTTTAGCTGGCAAAGTAAATAATGTCGGACTGGTGGAAGTTCCAATGGGAACAACCCTCCGGCAAATTATTTTCGACATTGGCGGAGGAATTAAGCAGCGCAAGACCTTTAAGGCGGCACAAACCGGAGGGCCCTCCGGCGGATGTATTCCAACCAGGTATTTAGATTCCCCCATTGATTATGAATCCTTAGCAGCAATTGGCTCGATGATGGGTTCCGGAGGACTCATTGTCATGGATGAAGATGATTGCATGGTCAATATAGCCAAGTTCTTCCAGGAGTTTACGATGGATGAGTCCTGTGGCCGATGCACGGCCTGTCGGGTGGGAACCAAACGCCTTTATGAAATCTTGACTAAGATTACGGAAGGCAAAGGGACTCTGGAGGATTTAGATAATTTGGAGAAATTGTGTCATATCATTAAGGACACAGCACTGTGCGGATTAGGGCAGAGTGCGCCCAATCCGATCCTGTCTACTTTAAAATATTTCCGCGAAGAATACATTGCGCATGTCGTCGATAAAACCTGTCCGGCCGGCGTTTGTAAGAGCTTGCTAAAATACGAAATCACAGAAAAGTGCGTAGGGTGCGGCCTGTGCGTAAAGAAATGTCCTATGCATTGCATCACCGGCACCACCAAGAAGCGCCACATCATCGACCAAGAACGCTGCCTGAAATGTGGGGCATGTATGGAACAATGCCGCGTCGTTGGCGCCATCATCTGCCATTAA
- a CDS encoding ABC transporter permease, which yields MKAFASERKKPLTLKEKSYQPTKPLMILRLLQGLALPVFILVLWEVLSGLGWLNDYLLPPPSQIWERFSTIAGNGQLTRHIGASLYRVVFGFGLALCLALPLGFLLGLLPGIRNYLSPSLSFLQQIPAIAWIPMFILWLGIDEASKIAIIVYSAFFPLFLNTLHGIASTDPQLKEVAYTYGLSRWGLMSRVYLPSAAPSVFVGMRLGLSFSWRSLVAAELLGASKGIGYLIQEGREMAQPDLMLVGVFVIGLVGLILDFIFSRLEKKLLPWQTKVDTKEVPKWQIS from the coding sequence ATGAAGGCTTTCGCGAGCGAACGAAAGAAGCCGCTGACGTTAAAGGAGAAATCTTATCAACCAACTAAGCCATTGATGATCCTAAGATTATTGCAAGGATTAGCTCTCCCTGTTTTTATTCTTGTTCTATGGGAGGTCTTAAGTGGCTTGGGCTGGTTAAATGACTATCTTCTTCCTCCTCCCTCGCAGATTTGGGAACGTTTTTCGACGATTGCCGGTAACGGACAACTAACAAGACATATTGGAGCCAGTCTGTACCGCGTAGTTTTCGGGTTCGGCCTGGCTCTGTGTCTGGCTCTTCCTTTGGGTTTCTTACTCGGTTTATTACCGGGTATCCGTAATTATTTGTCTCCCAGCTTGAGCTTTCTGCAGCAAATTCCCGCCATTGCCTGGATTCCTATGTTCATTCTCTGGTTGGGTATTGACGAAGCATCCAAGATTGCTATCATTGTTTATTCTGCCTTTTTCCCCCTCTTTCTTAACACATTACATGGCATCGCCAGCACGGACCCTCAGCTGAAAGAAGTAGCCTACACTTATGGTCTTTCCCGCTGGGGTCTGATGAGCCGGGTCTATCTTCCATCGGCTGCTCCCTCTGTCTTTGTCGGTATGAGACTCGGTCTAAGCTTTAGTTGGCGCTCCTTAGTGGCGGCAGAATTACTCGGGGCTTCCAAGGGGATCGGCTACCTCATTCAGGAGGGCCGTGAAATGGCACAGCCTGATTTGATGCTTGTAGGGGTGTTCGTTATTGGCCTCGTCGGCCTTATCTTAGATTTTATTTTCAGCCGTCTGGAAAAGAAGTTATTACCCTGGCAAACAAAGGTTGATACTAAAGAGGTGCCAAAGTGGCAGATTTCTTAG
- a CDS encoding ABC transporter substrate-binding protein yields the protein MFRSKMLFLLILVTFTLIGCTPSQPSNQPLPEKPETINASYVSRPINVPSIVAQEKKMFENEFQKDGIAFKWHDIPVPSNQLEALAAKSLDISNSLNYVSAILAKANGNDIKIVSSYSRFPKGISLVVKTDGSVNTVADLKGKKIALQKGTMLHEMLIRALAEVNLTTQDLELINMDSTAATAAISAGHVDATILPEPLLSKAVATGKIKPLRSADGLIPGLSVIAVRSDFAQTHPELVKRYLDIHRTSIEWSEANLEEALTMTAQKNQMDINGVKALYPIFNFEMSLDEVKSDLLKSASFLQKEGMIRPDVDINNVVEELVDPSYLPTT from the coding sequence ATGTTTCGCTCAAAGATGTTATTCCTTCTTATTTTAGTAACCTTTACTCTCATTGGCTGCACACCTTCCCAACCGTCCAATCAACCCCTGCCGGAAAAGCCTGAAACTATAAATGCTTCTTACGTTTCCCGGCCTATTAACGTCCCTTCAATTGTCGCTCAGGAAAAAAAGATGTTCGAAAACGAGTTTCAGAAGGATGGTATCGCCTTTAAGTGGCATGATATCCCGGTTCCCAGCAACCAACTTGAAGCATTAGCTGCAAAATCCCTGGATATTTCCAATAGTCTTAATTACGTTTCAGCTATCTTAGCTAAAGCCAATGGCAATGACATCAAAATCGTATCCTCCTATTCCCGCTTTCCTAAAGGAATAAGTCTGGTTGTTAAAACTGACGGATCAGTAAACACAGTCGCTGACCTCAAAGGAAAGAAGATCGCCTTGCAAAAAGGAACCATGCTGCATGAGATGTTAATCCGTGCTTTAGCGGAGGTTAATCTGACCACTCAAGACCTTGAACTGATTAATATGGACTCAACCGCCGCGACCGCCGCTATTTCTGCAGGACATGTTGATGCCACAATTCTGCCGGAACCTTTGCTTTCTAAAGCAGTTGCAACCGGCAAGATAAAACCTTTGCGTTCAGCGGACGGCTTAATACCCGGCTTATCCGTGATTGCTGTTCGCAGTGACTTTGCACAGACTCATCCCGAATTAGTAAAACGCTACTTAGACATACATAGGACTTCTATCGAGTGGAGCGAAGCAAACCTGGAGGAAGCCTTAACTATGACCGCACAAAAAAATCAAATGGACATAAACGGGGTTAAAGCCCTTTATCCCATATTTAACTTTGAAATGAGCCTTGATGAGGTTAAGAGTGATTTACTCAAATCCGCCTCCTTTTTGCAAAAAGAAGGCATGATCCGTCCTGATGTTGACATCAATAACGTCGTGGAAGAGTTAGTCGATCCCAGTTACCTGCCCACAACCTAA
- a CDS encoding TetR/AcrR family transcriptional regulator produces the protein MNLNESEQRETRKKKTAEERRRDILEAALNIFIQKGYNGSTTAEIARAAGVAEGTIFRHFATKKELLIAILEPKILDGIISLDKEHNDPVEFFRCFFRNRLEIINENDGLVRFMFAEAQFHAEVREALFNGILGQGIRIVKPWFEKGVEQGVFKPVPFLFVMRSFMGMALFYGIFNHVIPELSPEKTIEEAADQMLELFLHGLMVR, from the coding sequence ATGAACTTGAATGAAAGCGAACAACGGGAAACCCGTAAAAAGAAAACAGCGGAAGAGCGGCGCCGGGATATTCTTGAAGCGGCCTTAAACATTTTTATTCAAAAAGGCTATAATGGCTCAACGACGGCGGAAATTGCCCGGGCAGCGGGTGTCGCCGAAGGAACGATTTTTCGTCATTTTGCAACCAAAAAGGAATTACTGATCGCAATCTTGGAACCGAAAATTCTTGACGGAATCATTTCCCTCGATAAGGAGCACAATGATCCCGTAGAATTTTTCCGGTGTTTTTTTAGGAACCGCCTGGAGATCATTAACGAAAATGATGGTCTTGTCCGCTTTATGTTTGCCGAAGCGCAGTTTCATGCTGAAGTCAGAGAGGCCTTGTTTAATGGGATTTTAGGGCAGGGCATAAGGATCGTGAAGCCTTGGTTTGAAAAGGGTGTCGAACAGGGAGTTTTCAAACCTGTTCCATTTCTATTTGTCATGCGCAGTTTTATGGGGATGGCTTTGTTTTATGGGATATTCAACCACGTTATACCGGAGCTGTCTCCGGAAAAAACCATTGAGGAGGCGGCTGATCAAATGCTAGAGCTTTTTCTGCATGGGTTGATGGTAAGGTAA
- a CDS encoding HlyD family secretion protein: protein MRKKAGVLVIVLMFIALTVLGDRYLNRSAETNLYSGTIEGTELPVQPELGGRVVELLIQEGQMIKTGDIIAKLDDSQAKISLDIAKSQQIQAQAKLNDLLGGVRAEELRRLEHLVNQAKANLSALEPTLKFEEETLAANQKLYESGALSKQALDAQQNKLDTLKAQYQGAQASADAAQASLDQAQAGFTQPTIQAQKAAVDIAVQSVKTAELGLSKHTIKSPASGQVLYQNVESGQVVNPGTTLATILNPDDLWIKIYIPGAKLGQVKMGGEVSIAADAYPDKSFKGQIQYISTQAEFTPKNVQTKEERTKTVYAVKISITEGKDQLKAGMPADVTLE, encoded by the coding sequence ATGAGAAAAAAAGCCGGAGTCCTTGTCATTGTCCTGATGTTCATTGCCTTAACGGTCTTAGGAGATCGGTATTTGAATCGCTCTGCAGAAACAAACCTATATTCCGGAACCATCGAAGGAACTGAGCTTCCCGTCCAGCCGGAACTGGGCGGCAGAGTTGTTGAGTTGCTAATTCAAGAAGGTCAGATGATAAAAACGGGGGATATTATAGCAAAATTAGACGACAGCCAGGCTAAAATTTCCTTGGATATTGCTAAAAGCCAGCAAATCCAGGCTCAGGCCAAACTTAACGACCTTTTAGGCGGAGTGCGGGCGGAAGAACTTCGACGGCTCGAGCACTTAGTCAATCAGGCCAAGGCCAATCTATCGGCACTGGAGCCAACCCTTAAGTTCGAGGAAGAAACTTTAGCCGCTAATCAGAAACTCTATGAGAGTGGTGCCCTTAGTAAACAAGCTTTAGATGCTCAGCAAAATAAACTTGATACATTAAAAGCCCAGTATCAGGGTGCTCAAGCGAGCGCAGATGCGGCACAGGCCAGTTTGGATCAGGCTCAGGCCGGCTTTACTCAGCCGACTATTCAGGCTCAGAAAGCGGCAGTCGATATTGCCGTTCAGTCTGTCAAAACGGCAGAGTTAGGTTTGAGCAAACATACCATAAAGAGCCCTGCCAGTGGCCAAGTGCTCTATCAAAATGTTGAGTCAGGTCAAGTTGTTAATCCCGGTACAACCCTGGCAACGATTCTGAATCCCGATGATTTATGGATCAAAATCTATATTCCGGGTGCTAAGCTGGGTCAGGTGAAAATGGGGGGAGAAGTTTCTATTGCGGCGGATGCATACCCGGATAAGTCATTTAAAGGACAGATTCAATATATCAGTACTCAAGCGGAATTTACTCCGAAGAACGTTCAAACTAAGGAAGAACGAACTAAAACGGTTTACGCTGTTAAAATAAGTATTACAGAAGGTAAAGATCAGTTAAAAGCCGGTATGCCAGCAGATGTGACCCTGGAGTAA
- a CDS encoding ABC transporter ATP-binding protein yields the protein MNLAIDCQGLVKRFGMYTAVRGVSFQLPAGAIMGFVGPNGAGKTTLIRMLCGVLVPTEGQATVLGYDVSTQPEEIKQRIGYMSQKFSLYEDLTVKENLDFYAGVYSLHGKMAQEQKARVIERIGLAERTTQLVSSLSGGWKQRVALACALLHSPRLLILDEPTAGVDPVSRRVFLELIHQLAKEGMTILVSTHYMDEAATCDYLGFVFYGRLIAFGSPDDMKKREAKDSLDDLFIHYVEHEAPDDPRNLALKKGGRG from the coding sequence ATGAATTTAGCAATTGATTGCCAGGGTTTAGTTAAACGCTTTGGCATGTATACAGCGGTTCGCGGGGTAAGCTTCCAACTGCCTGCCGGGGCAATTATGGGTTTCGTGGGACCGAACGGCGCGGGCAAGACAACGCTGATCCGCATGCTCTGCGGTGTTCTGGTGCCGACGGAAGGACAGGCCACTGTGCTTGGCTACGATGTTTCAACTCAGCCGGAGGAAATCAAACAGCGTATTGGCTATATGTCCCAAAAGTTTAGTCTTTATGAAGACCTGACGGTCAAGGAGAATCTGGACTTTTATGCAGGGGTTTATAGTTTGCATGGGAAAATGGCCCAAGAGCAGAAAGCTCGGGTCATAGAACGAATTGGCTTGGCTGAACGAACTACTCAGTTAGTTTCTTCCCTTTCAGGCGGCTGGAAGCAAAGAGTGGCTTTAGCCTGTGCTTTGCTGCATAGCCCCCGCTTGCTCATTCTTGATGAACCGACAGCTGGTGTAGATCCGGTTTCACGACGGGTTTTTTTAGAGTTGATCCATCAGTTAGCTAAAGAAGGAATGACGATTCTTGTCAGTACTCATTACATGGATGAAGCGGCAACCTGTGATTATTTGGGTTTTGTATTCTATGGGCGCTTAATCGCCTTTGGTTCTCCGGACGATATGAAAAAAAGAGAGGCTAAAGATAGTTTAGATGATCTCTTCATCCATTATGTTGAACATGAAGCCCCGGATGATCCGCGTAATCTTGCCCTGAAGAAAGGGGGGCGGGGCTGA